The Streptomyces avermitilis MA-4680 = NBRC 14893 genome contains a region encoding:
- the pyk gene encoding pyruvate kinase yields MRRSKIVCTLGPAVDSHEQLVTLIEAGMNVARFNFSHGTHAEHQGRYDRVRAAAAETGKAIGVLADLQGPKIRLETFAEGPVELVRGDEFIITTEDVPGDKHICGTTYKGLPGDVSKGDQILINDGNVELRVVEVDGPRVKTVVIEGGVISDHKGINLPGAAVNVPALSDKDIEDLRFALKMGCDLVALSFVRDASDVKDVHKVMDEEGRRVPVIAKVEKPQAVENMEAVVAAFDGVMVARGDLAVEYPLEKVPMVQKRLVELCRRNAKPVIVATQMMESMITNSRPTRAEASDVANAILDGADAVMLSAESSVGAYPIETVKTMSKIVTAAEEELLSKGLQPLVPGKKPRTQGGSVARAACEIADFLGGKGLVAFTKSGDTARRLSRYRAAQPILAFTTDEGTRNQLALSWGVESHVVPFVNSTDEMVDLVDSELQNLKRFNDGDVVVMTAGSPPGVPGTTNMVRVHHLGEGKRA; encoded by the coding sequence ATGCGCCGTTCGAAAATCGTCTGTACTCTCGGCCCCGCGGTCGACTCCCACGAGCAGCTCGTCACGCTGATCGAGGCCGGCATGAACGTGGCCCGCTTCAACTTCAGCCACGGCACGCACGCCGAGCACCAGGGCCGGTACGACCGGGTCCGGGCCGCGGCCGCCGAGACCGGCAAGGCCATCGGTGTCCTCGCGGACCTCCAGGGCCCGAAGATCCGGCTGGAGACCTTCGCCGAGGGTCCCGTCGAGCTGGTGCGCGGTGACGAGTTCATCATCACCACCGAGGACGTGCCGGGCGACAAGCACATCTGCGGCACGACGTACAAGGGCCTGCCCGGGGACGTCTCCAAGGGCGACCAGATCCTCATCAACGACGGCAACGTCGAGCTGCGGGTCGTCGAGGTCGACGGGCCGCGGGTCAAGACGGTCGTCATCGAGGGCGGCGTGATCTCCGACCACAAGGGCATCAACCTGCCCGGCGCGGCCGTGAACGTGCCCGCGCTGTCCGACAAGGACATCGAGGACCTGCGCTTCGCCCTGAAGATGGGCTGCGACCTGGTCGCGCTGTCCTTCGTGCGCGACGCGAGCGACGTGAAGGACGTCCACAAGGTGATGGACGAGGAGGGCCGCCGGGTCCCCGTCATCGCCAAGGTGGAGAAGCCGCAGGCGGTGGAGAACATGGAGGCCGTCGTCGCGGCCTTCGACGGCGTGATGGTGGCGCGCGGCGACCTGGCCGTCGAGTACCCGCTCGAGAAGGTCCCGATGGTGCAGAAGCGCCTCGTGGAGCTGTGCCGCCGCAACGCCAAGCCGGTGATCGTCGCGACCCAGATGATGGAGTCGATGATCACCAACTCCCGCCCGACGCGCGCCGAGGCGTCCGACGTGGCCAACGCGATCCTCGACGGCGCGGACGCGGTGATGCTGTCCGCCGAGTCGTCGGTCGGCGCCTACCCGATCGAGACGGTCAAGACGATGTCGAAGATCGTCACGGCGGCGGAGGAAGAGCTGCTGTCGAAGGGCCTGCAGCCGCTGGTCCCCGGCAAGAAGCCCCGTACGCAGGGTGGTTCGGTCGCCCGCGCGGCCTGCGAGATCGCCGACTTCCTGGGCGGCAAGGGCCTGGTGGCCTTCACCAAGTCGGGCGACACCGCCCGTCGGCTCTCCCGCTATCGCGCGGCCCAGCCGATCCTGGCCTTCACCACGGACGAGGGCACGCGCAACCAGCTCGCACTGAGCTGGGGCGTCGAGTCCCACGTCGTGCCGTTCGTGAACAGCACCGACGAGATGGTCGACCTGGTCGACTCCGAGCTGCAGAACCTGAAGCGGTTCAACGACGGCGACGTCGTCGTGATGACCGCCGGCTCGCCCCCCGGCGTCCCGGGCACGACGAACATGGTGCGAGTGCACCACCTGGGCGAGGGCAAGCGCGCCTGA